The genomic region TGCTGCCAATTCTGGCGCCGCTGCAAACATGGGTGAAATGCCATATCCGGCTGCCGTCACCGATGCTGGCTCCCTCGTCAACGATTGCACTTTCATGGCTAAAGTAGTTCATGTCGGGGTCTCCGTGGCACCCGTCAGCTGGCCTTGGCCGCCAGCGGGTGCATCTCTCCCGATGTGGCTGTCTTTGCATTTCGGATATTTGCCACCGCCTCGATGGCGGTTCTGTTGTCTTCGAGGCCGAAGCTTTCTCCTCTGAGGATGGCTTCATAGCTGCGTGTGTGGAGTTCGGTAAAACCGCCGGAAAACTCGATTTCCTCGCCGTCAACGGTAATGGAACGAAAGGTCCTCATTCCATCTTCGCGCAATCTCGCCGGCACATCCTCTACGTCGATCGACATGAACCAGCGAACCCTGGCATGTTCGAATTCCAGATAGCCGGCTGCCTTTGTATCTTCGTGCAGATGGACAACATTGTCCTGCAATTCGCCGAAAATGAAGTGCAGCATGTCAAAGAAGTGAACGCCGATATTGGTGGCAATACCGCCCGATTTTTTCAGGTCGCCCTTCCAGCTGCGAAGATACCAGTTGCCCCGCGAAGTGACATAACAAAGATCGACTTCATGCTTTGTATCGCCTGGCTCTTTTGTGATCTTGTCCCGAAGATCAATGATGGCCGGATGCAGCCGCAATTGCAGAATTGTGCTGATCTTTCTGCCGGTGGAGGCTTCGACCTCCGACAAACCATCGATGTTCCACGGATTGAGCACCAGCGGTTTTTCGCAAATCGCATCGGCATCAGAACGCAGAGCAAATCGAATATGGGAATCGTGCAGGTAATTCGGTGAACAGATCGATACAAAATCGATTTTCTGCCGGCTGCCGGCACGGCGCAATTTGTCGACGTGCCGGTCGAAACGCTCGAATTCCCTGAAAAAGTCTGTTTCAGGGAAATAGCTATCCAGAATGCCGACAGAATCGTTGGAGTCCAAGGCAGCAATCAGATTATTACCCGTGTCCTTGATGGCTTTCATGTGCCGGGGCGCCACAAATCCCGCAGCACCGATCAGGGCAAAGTTCTTCATTTTCCACCTCGTTACCAAATCATCTCAGCTGTTCTCAGACGGGTTTTGAACTGCTGGTTCATAAATCAAGTGGATCATCGCAAAAAGGATGACCAAAAAATTGCTGCGCCGTGCAGTTTTCCGGAGACATGCAGCCGGGAGGCATTCTGTGTGCCCTGTCTCGGGCAACTCCGTCACAATCGCCCGTCGCTTTGGCTGCGCTCCAGCATCCCCTTGATATCAAAAAGAACAGCCCCTTCTTTACCAAACCGGCGAATAACAGAAGCACCCAGTTCTGCAAACTGCCGATGGGCCACGGCAATTACTACCGCATCATATGTGCCGCTGTCCGGTTGCTGGGGCAGTATCTCAATTTCATACTCTTTTTTGGCTTCATCGGCATCAACCCACGGATCCCAGATCTCGGTCTGGGCGCTGTAGGCCTGCAGTTCCTGCACAAGATCGACAACCTTTGTGTTGCGCAGATCCGGACAGTCTTCCTTGAAAGCAAGCCCCATGATCAGGATCCGCGCCCCCGCAACCTGCGAATTGCGCGCCAGCATCAATTTGACAATCCGCTCCGCCACGTGGGCACTCATGGAATCGTTAATTCGCCGGCCGGCAAGAATGACTTCCGGATGATAGCCGACTTCCTGCGCGCGGTGGGTAAGGTAGTAGGGGTCCACGCCGATGCAATGTCCGCCAACCAGACCCGGCTTGAAGGGCAGGAAATTCCACTTGGTAGAAGCTGCCGCGAGCACTTCCTGGGTGTCGATATTCAGCCTCTCGAAAATGATTGCCAGTTCGTTCATCAAGGCAATGTTCAAGTCGCGTTGCGTGTTTTCAATCACCTTGGCGGCCTCGGCCACCTCGATGCTGGCCGCTTTGAATGTTCCCGCCGTGATGATCGCCGAATACATCGCATCGATCGCTTCTGCTACCTCGGGAGTCGATCCGCTCGTAACCTTCAAAATCGAAGGCAGGCGGTGCTGTTTGTCACCGGGGTTGATGCGCTCGGGCTGTACCCGGTGAAAAACTGTTGATTGTGTTTGAGGCCGGAAACCTGCTCCAGAATTGGCACGCAGTAATTGTTTACACAGCCGGGAAAGACCGTGGACTCATAGACCACGACATCGCCATTCGCCAGATGCTCACCCACCAGTCTGGAGGCACGTTCCAGCGGTTTCAGGTCGGGCCTTTTCGCATGATCAATCGGCGTGGGAACAGTGATAATGTAGGTGCTGCACTTTGCCAGATCGTCAGGGTCGGATGTAAAGGATAATTGCTCGGCGGCAGCTAATTCTTCAGGTTCAACTTCGAGCGTACTGTCCTGCCCGGCCTTAA from Salaquimonas pukyongi harbors:
- a CDS encoding Gfo/Idh/MocA family protein; this encodes MKNFALIGAAGFVAPRHMKAIKDTGNNLIAALDSNDSVGILDSYFPETDFFREFERFDRHVDKLRRAGSRQKIDFVSICSPNYLHDSHIRFALRSDADAICEKPLVLNPWNIDGLSEVEASTGRKISTILQLRLHPAIIDLRDKITKEPGDTKHEVDLCYVTSRGNWYLRSWKGDLKKSGGIATNIGVHFFDMLHFIFGELQDNVVHLHEDTKAAGYLEFEHARVRWFMSIDVEDVPARLREDGMRTFRSITVDGEEIEFSGGFTELHTRSYEAILRGESFGLEDNRTAIEAVANIRNAKTATSGEMHPLAAKAS
- a CDS encoding nucleotide sugar dehydrogenase encodes the protein MKVTSGSTPEVAEAIDAMYSAIITAGTFKAASIEVAEAAKVIENTQRDLNIALMNELAIIFERLNIDTQEVLAAASTKWNFLPFKPGLVGGHCIGVDPYYLTHRAQEVGYHPEVILAGRRINDSMSAHVAERIVKLMLARNSQVAGARILIMGLAFKEDCPDLRNTKVVDLVQELQAYSAQTEIWDPWVDADEAKKEYEIEILPQQPDSGTYDAVVIAVAHRQFAELGASVIRRFGKEGAVLFDIKGMLERSQSDGRL